The Rhododendron vialii isolate Sample 1 chromosome 1a, ASM3025357v1 region TAGTATGATTGGTGTCttctttttttagcattttggtCTTCAAAATGTACGTGACGAATTGCATGAGGTAACCCAAAGAACATTTTCGTCCAAGAAAAGTAGTATGATTGGTGTCttctttttttagcattttggtCTTCAAAATGTACGTGACGAATTGCATGAGGTAACCCAAAGAACATTTTCGTCCAAGAAAAGTAGTATGATTGGTGTCttctttttttagcattttggtCAGTAGTCAACATATCTCACCTCAAGTTCACAtctttcctttatttatttatatttacctataaaaaaaatgttcatatCTTTAAACCCTTCTTCTTCCCCAAGCCACACCCCCCCTATAAATTTTCAAAGGCTGCTCGATATCTTTCAAATTGATACCCACAACAACATAAAAAGCACTCTTTTACTGATTACTTGAGATTTTAGCCATGGCAATGAGTGATGTAAAGCTTCTAGGTGCGTGGCCAAGTCCATTCGTAAACCGGGTTCAAATTGCCCTCAACTTGAAGTCCGTCGATTACGAGTTGATTGAAGAGAACTTTGGTACCAAAAGCGAGCTTCTACTGAAATCGAATCCGGTTCATAAGAAAATTCCAGTTCTAATCCATGGGGATAAGCCAATAAGCGAGTCTCTAATTATTGTCCAATACATTGACGAGTTGTGGACCTCGGGCCCAACTCTCTTACCTTCTGATCCATATGATCGGGCCATGGCCCGCTTCTGGGCTGCTTATATTGATGATAAGGTATGTTGGTTGTTTTATGTTTCATTTTTAGttctaattaaaataaataagaaggcgattgttaaaaatttattgacTTGATCAAATGACATGACTTTACAGAATAGTACACATTACTGTAACCCAGCTTTTCCTCGGAagttctatttctttttctacATAAGTATGTCACGGTAATAGTAACGTCACATTAACTTATGATCATGCAGTTATTTCCAACAATAAAGGAGCTCCGATCAACAGAGGCAGAGGAGGCAAAAGCCGCAATAGCACAGCGCATGACGGAAGGACTGGTACTATTGGAGGAAACCTTTGCCAAATGCAGCAAAGGGAAGGGTTTCTTCGGCGGGGACGACATTGGATATCTCGACATAGCCTTTGGGAGCGGCTTGGCATGGCTGAGGGTGGTGGAGATGATGACCGATGTGAAGCTACTCGACGAGGCCAAGATGCCGGGCCTGTTCGGTTGGGCTGAGAGGTTCTGTTCACATGGTGCCGTGAAGGACGTCGTCCCGGAAACAGAGAAACTTTTCAATGTAGCCAAGATGATTACGGCCATAGCTAAAGCCCAATAATCTCTCAATTGATCAATTTTTACAGTTGAATAATTCCCACTGGGAAGGTTGTCCCTTTTTGAGTTGTAGTTCAATAATTTGTCTTGTTTGTGGTACTTCACATGGGGTTGGTTTGTCATAGTTTTTCGTTGATTTTTTActtcgagtttttttttttgaatggcaaagaaATGTTATTTGTCTTTGAATAAGGATTACAAGGACTAAAGAGAACAAGAATACACCGGCATCACAACCCGAAGCAAACATCACAACTAGATTGGCACATAAGCTTCCAGTTAATCATATGGCATCCAAGACCTAaagatggaaaaaagaaaagggctgGCCAAGAGCCAACCTAAAGCAGAAATAGAAGATCAAATAACCACTGCAAAACAACAGCCTAGAAATAATGCCCAGAAGAGAGTGCTCCCAATAGATGAAATGTACTTTGAAAGAGTGGTCAATCCAGTAGAAATCAAGAAGTACCAGTCCATCATCAAGAGTTTGAAGAGAAACTCAGCATCAATCAACTTGTGAAGTGATAATTGATCTATCCTCATGAAGCATATGAGAAGGTTTCTTTTGTTGTAGCAAATCAACGTTTATAAATCCAGCAGCAAGCAGTATCTGATGGCTTCTTAGCCCTCTCCAAAAAATGGGAAGTGAAGAGTATAGACTGAAGTGGCAACCCTCTTAGGCCTCCTAAAATTAGGAGTCGAAAGAGGAGCTGGTATGGGAAAATGTAACAGCAGTAGCAAAATTTTCAGCATCAGCAGCAGCTAGGCATTGAATTTGCAGCACTGAAACATTAATAACATGGGAACAGCCAGAGCACAGTAGCATGAGTACTAATAGCTTAACCAAGTGGTGGCATTGGAGAGCACAGACAACagcctcttagccctccaaagaTTTGGAGTTGATAAGAGAGCAGGAAAAAAGATGGGCATCAGCAAGAAATCTAGTTTCTTAGCCTTCCTAGAGGAGTTGAAGATAAAAGCAATTCAAAATGGAACAGGATTACAGTCTGGAAGTGCCATCCAATCAACCAATGCAGCAACAAAACTCTAAAACTCTAAACaacctcttagccctccaaagaATTAGAGTAGGATAAAGAACTAATAGCAGCTAGAATAATGCAATCATTATCACCAGTAACCACCCAACAGAATCCAGATTTGAAGAAGTAATCAAACCAAAATAGACTCACCCCACTCCAACTGACAAAGACCCCCATCACCAAAGACCAGACCCAAGAGAACCCCCCTCTCCACAgcccccaaaaaagaagaaagacaaACCACAAACCCAACCCACCAAGCCCAGACaactcaaacaaaaaagaaaaacaaaacgaaaacccaaaccaaaaagaCCAGACAACTCAAACACCCAACCAATAAAGCAACAACCCAGGAACCATACCACAACCAGGACAAAAACAAACTCCAGCAAACCACAAGAAAGACCCAATACAAGGCACAGCAACCAAAAAGACACAAACCCCAGGACACACACTAGGATTCATGGATAGAGAATTTATCGCTTGAGCTTAGGGTATCGCCAATGGCATAActaaaattggataatcaaaatttgcaacatcattttttggttatccatttttaagGATTGCTAATCTTGACAATGTGAAGTACTACGATGGTCCATAatactaaaaaatatagtacattTTTAgtatagagagatagagagagttgGAAATAAATGTAAGTGAGTGGGTAgtgatggaggagagagaaagagagggaaaggaaaaagagagtgtTTGATTCCCATTAAATTTGATcatccaaaagaaaaagttgctagttttggttatccaaagacaaaaatttggttattggttaagGGGTTACCAGTGAAACTTCCACTTATGTGGCCACATCCTTGGTTTTACACGTGTACatatagatatttttttgaacaacgtACATATAAATATGGATAATACACTTATACAACcaataaaaataccaaacaccacttctttttcctctctttttgcCCAAAGCCCACCATTATAATCATGAACTTTTTTAAACTACTACCTAAAGAGTGATTAAATTTTGTATCTCAACAAGTACCATTTCATACCTCAAGGGCAAGACAAGGTTGTTTTTGAGGATTGGACCGAGACTTGGAAGATTGGAAAACGAAGACGCGAGCTTACACGCAGTATTTTCTCAAGGGTTTAGTACAGGATCGCTAAAGTAGTGAGTGATAGTATTTGGTtcggtttgttttctttttattaaataTGATTTAGTTTCATTCACATTTTTGTGTTTCTCATTTTTATAGGTACTTGCTCTATGGGGTCCAACACATGCACAATAAAGGATTCTACATAGGAGGCAATTTTACAAAGAAAAATGTCATTACAAGTTTTTCCGAATACTTTTGGATTAACATTTTGGAAAACATTGAACATGAATGACAAAAAGAGTGACTGGGAAAGCTTTGGGCAAATTTTGAAGCATGACCTATCGGAAGGTGCTGGGGTCAATTGTCCAAGTGACATGACCAGCTTTCTACAGCTTATGTTGGTCATGTCACTCGGACAATTGACCTCAGCACCTTCAATAGGTCATGCTTCAAAATTGCATGAAGCCTTTCCTAGTCACTCTTTTCATTGTTTTCCGAGATGTTAGCAAAAAGATCTTTGGAAAAACTTATACCATAACGACATTGTTCTTTGTAAAATTGCCAATCTGTGCAGAATCACTTATTGTGCATGTGCTGAACTCCATAGACCAATTAcctaaaataatgaaaaacacaaaaatgtcAATGAAGCCAAATCTTATacaatgaaaagaaaaccaacCGAACCTGATGCAATCCCTCCCAACTTTAGTGACCTTGTAGTACTGATGGTTCATATTAAAACCCTTGGGAAAATACTGCGGGTAAGCTCGCGTCTCCGTTTTCCAATCTTCCAAGTCTCGTTCCAATCCTTGTAAACAACCTTTGTCTTGTCCTTGAGGTATGAAATGGTACTTGTTGAGATACAAAATTTAATCACTTTTTAGCTCGTTGTCCACAAAGTTCTTGACAATGATAGTggttaaaaaaaggaaaaaagaagtggATGTTGGCGTTTTGGtataaatggaaattgattttcacattccttTTTTAAGAAGATCTTACTCCACATAAACTCAACAGAgatatatttctctctccaaatctattTTCGaaaggagtttttaaatatccatcctcaaaCTTCATCCCTCGTAAGTTTTCATCCGGCGCTTTCTGAACAATTATATTTTCATCCCCACTTTTAAATAATCCTAAGattgccatatatatatatatgagtcccctCCTCCTAAGGACCacattaacttaataaaataaggacctctcttttccgatagaattttgatgatccaagccgctcaatgtgtttagaacgtgattttaagggtacccgcgagaaatcagcaaaaaaaaaatgaccggaaaggcttcatcagagcagtttttgtttgttttgtatcgaacggttcaaataaaaactgctcggatgaagccctccctggtcattttttttgctgatttctcgcgagtactcttaaaatcacgttctgaacagattgaacggctcggatcatcgaaatttgaacagaaaatgggaggaatggagaggtccttattttaactaaaataaggacctccttatttgaaaatggctgtatatgtgtgtgtgtgtgtatgtatgtatatatatatatatatatatatatatatatatatatatatatatataatatatacaaaacttcaagtaagggtgcccttaccgtattaagttaaggacgtccctttctcgaccaatttgcgatgatccaagccgctcaatatgttcaaaacgtgattttaaaagtactcgctagaaattagcaaaaaaatagaCCGGAAAGGgattgatccgagcagtttttgtttgtattttatcgaacagttcaaataaaaactgcttaaatcaagcccttcccggtcaatttttttgttgatttcttgtagttgcccttaaaatcacattctgaacacattgaacggctcggatcatcgaaatttgatcgaaaaatgggagaaaatgggacgtccgcattttatttaaaatgaggatGCCCTTACCTGAAGGGAACTCGTATACACAAAACTTCATGAATTTTAAGATATAGGCATGAATTTTGGggactaaaaaataatcttGAATGTCCTCTTGCCTAATTTTAGGATAATCATCGCTAATTTGAATCCCAAAAATTTGGGCGATAAATTAAAACCACCCCACCCCTAATTAAGTCTCCCAAGTTTAAATTCATTGTATTGTGACTATTGCCCtatttttgtggttttgttaattttattttatctctgacttttacttttctttttcaattcgttcaaaagtctaaaaaattgaaaattgagatTCAAAAGCTAAAAAGCCAATTAAAAAACTTAATAATTGTGTTTAATACTTTCGATCGCAATTTTTCATTAAAACATTTTTAATTGTAATATGAATATTGGTTCTAAGTTGCATAAGTAATATATAATccaaaagatttgattttgaattgacAGCGCTAGACTTTCCAAAAGTTTTGGTCATGACCCAGTCAGTCAGTTTATTTTTGGGTCTTGCTAACCGTTTTTGCATCTTCCATGGTAATATTTTCGGGGCTTGGTTGCCTCTGCTTCCTTTTCGGATGATGATTCTGCCTGCGTGGTTTTTTTTAGAGTGTTTGGTGGCAAAGCAAGAGTGGTGTGACTGGTGTCTCATTTTGGCATTTCTTCAATGGCTACTTCCTCGAAGATCGATTGAATATTAAATTTACACCGGCTTTCAATCCATACCCACCAAAAACTCTAGGGACATGTAAAACCACCCTAAATTCTTCGGGCCAAAATCGCTTTGACATGGTGATAGTtcttgtaacaactccgatttttcgtgcaataaaaatcatgttgttatttgaaattttttaatttctcgttgatgttcttatttgattttcttgtggtttgtatttaagcaatcgatcgccttatcatcgtatttctcgactaAAAATCATAATCGCACTTTGGATCCTCAAGGATCgcttcttgacttatatgccctacctagcaagcctagttagcttctaaccggctcgatggagtaaccaaactagaaagtcacccagttacttatccctaaccaaagatggaccattttgcccatcttgaaccttttgaacctttccaccctagactagaaattgtttaattgttttcttttattattttaactttattctttatccattggacgataaatgttaggggaattattatccattggataaaggaaacccatttctttatattaaaaggattttgaaagatttaagcaaagtactatgattgacatttataattattttgaaaagtacttttcaattactttactaataaaagtacccaagtaactatggaccattggacaataaccattagggtaatctttacccattggacaaaagccttttccttattttaattggtaagtacatatatatatatatatatatatatatatatcacatgtgtattttcaaaaaggacatgtagtcttttccaaaaacttaatttagtatttaaagtacccgtaccttattatcccttggataataaccgttagggattctattaaccattgggtaataggctcatctttcaaacaaagtacttagcccattaaaataatattttgttaagattcccgggagtacaaaagtacattattatattaattaaagtacggtaccttttgtattggtttaaagggtgaatcttgacccttaaagactaaattgccattttgtacaaaagtacctattgtttatttatattcttgcattgtagtacatatatatacatatgtatatggctagaggagagaggagagagagagagccgtgagagaggagagagagagaggccgagagagagaaagagggagagagagagagaaggaagaagaagaaagatgggacttgtacttggtgattcttcatcttttcaaacttggaagatgtatatcttccatatctatcactattgtcctcctttgtaccaattccaattgtttaaaccatgaatcttgtacccatgtctccccctttccaacatatcttccaaagatcaaatccaaggaccaaagtagccatgcaagcctaccatttagccattgatcttccaaccaagccttaacttcacccatcaagctttcaatcaagcttgacaagtgaaagaaatcaaagatgtagagagagagagagagagagagagagagagagagagattcggttgagagagggagaggagaagcccttgcatataaatagaagctcattccaagcttaaactcacaccttcaaccattgctctcacttctctctagaaattccaaaagttcttgctttcaaaattctagttttctagtgttcttgagtgttcttgagagaaaccaccaaaccacctcccaaaactaccgttagatcttttaaagtagcttagttaagttaggaagttgtttctaggaagagaaagtacaactctcttcctttcgaagcaaaccgacaccgttacgccgccgaaatccaaaaccgacgatcgaatcttcttagccgactactaccgccaagaagcaaggtagaatattcttatcgtccaccccaaatatagtgtaggaattccttatccttattcctaagtataaagtagttttgtatcataactctaaaataagttcatttgaaagtaactttgatcactaagcttatgtagataaggttatctttgtttaagaatgtatgaaatgcatgttgtttgttattaagtgattcaagcatgtcaagtagtttgaaatggatgatcttgttagattgaataatacaatgaatgatatcgtatgtgaaaagtcctacgccgcggagtctatgcatgagaaatgagacacgaaaatcaaggaagtagaaacatgacacttaggttgtggttta contains the following coding sequences:
- the LOC131324268 gene encoding glutathione S-transferase U17-like, which gives rise to MAMSDVKLLGAWPSPFVNRVQIALNLKSVDYELIEENFGTKSELLLKSNPVHKKIPVLIHGDKPISESLIIVQYIDELWTSGPTLLPSDPYDRAMARFWAAYIDDKLFPTIKELRSTEAEEAKAAIAQRMTEGLVLLEETFAKCSKGKGFFGGDDIGYLDIAFGSGLAWLRVVEMMTDVKLLDEAKMPGLFGWAERFCSHGAVKDVVPETEKLFNVAKMITAIAKAQ